In Candidatus Hydrogenedentota bacterium, the genomic stretch TGCAAGATCCAGAATAACGTGAGTGTGTATGAGGGTGTGCGCCTGGAGGATGACGTCTTTTGCGGCCCCTCGATGGTGTTCACGAACGTCGTCAATCCGCGAAGTCATGTGAGCCGTCGCGACGAATTCAAGGAAACGGTGGTCGAGCGCGGAGCGTCAATCGGCGCCAACGCGACCATTGTTTGCGGAGTCCGCATCGGGAGATACGCATTTGTGGGAGCCGGGTCGGTCGTCACGAGAGATGTCCCCCCATTCGCACTGGTATTCGGCAACCCGGCGCGTCTCAAAGGCTGGGTCTGCTGGTGCGGCGAACGATTGAGGTTTGGGGGCGGCAACGAGACGTGTTGCGCCGCCTGCGGCAGGGAGTACAGGAGCGAAGGCGCCGAAGTGGTGGTTATGACTGCTGAACCAGCCTGAGCCGCAGTGGCGTTCGGCGGAGCATAGGAGCATCGATGTACAGGGAAAAGACCGTCGCCGTGGTTGTGCCTGCGTACAATGAAGAAGTCCTGATCAGGAAGGTTATCGAGACGATGCCATCCTTTGTGGACAAGATACTTGTCGTGAATGACAAGAGCACGGACAACACGGCCGTGGTGGTGCAGGAATATGTCCGTCGCGACCCGGACCGCGTCGCGTTGCTCGACCTGAAAGTGAACCAGGGGGTCGGCGGGGCCATCGCGGAAGGGTATAAATGGGCGCGCGACAGCGAGATAGACTGTACGGCCGTGATGGCGGGTGATGCGCAGATGGACCCCGACGACCTGCCC encodes the following:
- a CDS encoding acyltransferase, whose amino-acid sequence is MSEFYVHPTSIVDEDCKIGPGTKIWHFSHVLKKSHIGERCNIGQNVMIGPGVTIGNNCKIQNNVSVYEGVRLEDDVFCGPSMVFTNVVNPRSHVSRRDEFKETVVERGASIGANATIVCGVRIGRYAFVGAGSVVTRDVPPFALVFGNPARLKGWVCWCGERLRFGGGNETCCAACGREYRSEGAEVVVMTAEPA